In Quercus lobata isolate SW786 chromosome 12, ValleyOak3.0 Primary Assembly, whole genome shotgun sequence, a genomic segment contains:
- the LOC115972180 gene encoding uncharacterized protein At4g22758-like encodes MNPRSLTFNRRSCDGAVRVPSSSNSSSSSSYYRSMQTFPPERHTDLVRSRGGLITVPRRISPAPETGGGSQSPRLTKLLLNVTIERSLGPIHVVISPENKVRDLTKTALEIYAREKRRPLLPETDPHCFELHYSQFSLESLKPEEKLINLGSRNFFLCYRPSTSTGSSCSKEAKKAINTAFPLTKLMDFLL; translated from the exons ATGAATCCACGTTCTCTAACGTTTAACCGGCGATCCTGCGACGGCGCCGTCAGAGTTCCTTCGTCGTCgaactcctcctcctcctcctcctactACAGGTCCATGCAGACCTTCCCGCCGGAGAGGCACACCGACCTCGTTCGCAGCAGAGGAGGCCTAATCACTGTCCCCAGAAGAATTTCTCCGGCACCGGAGACTGGTGGTGGGTCACAATCTCCTAGGCTGACGAAGTTGCTGCTAAACGTGACGATCGAGAGGAGCTTGGGGCCGATACATGTGGTAATATCGCCGGAGAACAAGGTCCGGGATTTGACGAAGACGGCGCTTGAGATTTACGCGAGGGAGAAGAGGAGGCCTTTGCTGCCGGAGACTGATCCACACTGTTTCGAGCTTCACTACTCCCAGTTCAGCTTGGAGA GTTTGAAGCCGGAGGAGAAGTTGATAAACTTGGGTTCTAGGAATTTCTTTTTGTGCTATAGGCCTTCTACCTCTACGGGTTCATCTTGCTCTAAGGAAGCAAAGAAGGCAATTAACACTGCATTTCCACTAACAAAGCTAATGGATTTCTTGTTGTAG